One window from the genome of Pseudalkalibacillus hwajinpoensis encodes:
- the sat gene encoding sulfate adenylyltransferase, which translates to MIEPHGGQLINRIPCEEDRLALLEKATMLPVVTLTPWNLSDLYMIAIGAFSPLTGFMNQTNYTHVLNKMRLANGTIWSLPITLSVSEETRDKIFSSPTVCLKGEDGEIYGLMEVEDIYEADKTEEARLVYGTIDAEHPGVQKTYEQEAFNLGGPITLLQHPTALQDHFQTPAELRETFQQRGWKTIVGFQTRNPIHRAHEYLQKTALETVDGLLIHPLVGETKKDDIPADIRMKSYSALLENYYPSDRVILSVFPAAMRYAGPREAIFHSLVRKNFGCTHFIVGRDHAGVGDYYDTFAAQNIFHQFSKDEIGIEIMAFEHAFYCIKCSSMATAKTCPHNGEFHIHLSGTKVREMLKNGQRPPKEFSRPEVIEILLDEVQHDYEDV; encoded by the coding sequence ATGATAGAACCACATGGCGGTCAGCTAATAAACCGCATTCCATGTGAAGAGGATCGCCTGGCGCTTCTCGAGAAGGCCACAATGTTGCCGGTCGTCACCTTAACACCATGGAATTTATCTGATTTATATATGATTGCAATAGGTGCTTTTAGTCCGTTAACGGGCTTTATGAATCAAACAAATTATACGCACGTTTTAAATAAAATGAGACTCGCAAATGGGACAATCTGGAGCTTGCCTATTACACTTTCTGTTTCCGAAGAAACGCGTGACAAGATTTTTTCTAGTCCTACTGTTTGCCTGAAGGGTGAAGACGGGGAGATCTATGGACTAATGGAAGTAGAAGATATTTATGAAGCAGACAAAACAGAAGAAGCTCGACTCGTCTATGGAACGATCGACGCTGAGCATCCAGGCGTTCAAAAAACGTACGAGCAGGAAGCGTTTAACCTCGGTGGCCCAATCACGCTCCTTCAGCACCCAACAGCTCTTCAAGACCATTTTCAAACGCCGGCAGAATTAAGAGAGACATTCCAACAACGCGGCTGGAAAACAATCGTTGGCTTTCAAACGCGCAATCCGATTCATCGCGCACATGAATACCTTCAAAAGACGGCACTTGAAACCGTTGATGGCCTTCTCATCCATCCACTCGTTGGCGAAACGAAGAAAGATGACATTCCAGCGGATATTCGGATGAAAAGCTACAGCGCTCTTTTAGAAAACTATTATCCGTCTGATCGCGTCATTCTCTCCGTATTCCCAGCCGCGATGAGGTATGCTGGCCCGCGCGAGGCGATTTTTCATAGTCTCGTTCGGAAGAACTTTGGCTGCACACATTTTATTGTTGGCCGTGACCACGCAGGTGTTGGCGATTATTACGATACGTTCGCGGCACAGAACATTTTTCACCAATTTTCGAAAGACGAAATCGGCATTGAGATTATGGCCTTCGAGCACGCGTTTTATTGTATCAAGTGTTCGAGCATGGCTACGGCCAAAACGTGCCCGCACAATGGCGAATTTCACATTCATCTAAGCGGCACAAAGGTCCGAGAAATGCTGAAGAATGGCCAAAGACCTCCGAAAGAGTTTTCTCGCCCTGAAGTAATTGAGATTCTATTGGATGAGGTGCAGCACGATTATGAAGACGTATGA
- a CDS encoding BlaI/MecI/CopY family transcriptional regulator: MKIHQFKTNETGLNRFFGSLEAKVMDILFEGPEMTIKDVKQKLDQEKSTNFNTVMTVMNRLVDKGILVKRVEKRTSMFKPLLSKEDFLQTQSKELTQDLMDEFGPLAVNHMLDALDEADPVLIEKLEQKIKQLKEK; the protein is encoded by the coding sequence ATGAAAATTCATCAGTTTAAAACGAATGAAACAGGGTTAAACCGCTTTTTCGGCTCTCTTGAAGCGAAGGTTATGGACATCCTCTTCGAAGGTCCAGAAATGACGATCAAAGATGTGAAGCAGAAGCTCGATCAAGAGAAAAGTACGAACTTTAACACGGTTATGACGGTGATGAATCGTCTCGTGGATAAAGGAATCCTAGTAAAACGAGTTGAAAAGCGCACATCAATGTTTAAGCCGCTTCTATCGAAAGAAGATTTTTTACAAACGCAATCGAAGGAATTAACACAGGATCTAATGGATGAATTTGGTCCGCTTGCTGTGAATCATATGCTTGATGCGCTCGATGAAGCGGATCCAGTTTTGATCGAAAAGCTTGAGCAAAAAATCAAGCAGCTAAAGGAGAAGTAA
- a CDS encoding M56 family metallopeptidase yields MRIKQPRFLFMLSFFLVATMIVQMSLYSLHLYSNWTLMLSVLEACHNMLRAIGLSSMNMLLEALILSTFLLIVMMVVKQIYRYVTFSKRLSLLREDTVTQEIIQNFDLGKQALEVIRSDEPIALTYGMIRPKIVLSTELVSMLSKEELRAVIYHETFHQQHRDPLKKFIITLLVHALWYVPILKWVSNHYHTLREIAADRFAMKEANMLDLSSALLKLLKSDHRQRHAFAVSFAETSVNDRIQHILAPEKEVHVTLPVGTVLYSLYIVLGLSIMFMVATP; encoded by the coding sequence ATGAGAATAAAACAGCCGCGATTTTTGTTTATGCTGTCTTTTTTTCTTGTAGCCACGATGATTGTTCAAATGTCACTATACAGTCTGCATTTATACTCGAACTGGACGCTTATGTTAAGCGTACTTGAAGCCTGCCATAATATGCTTCGTGCGATCGGACTATCATCTATGAACATGCTATTAGAAGCTCTGATTCTCTCAACATTTTTATTGATCGTGATGATGGTCGTGAAGCAAATTTATCGATATGTCACCTTTTCGAAACGGCTGTCGCTTCTTCGTGAAGACACTGTCACACAGGAAATCATTCAGAATTTCGATTTAGGAAAGCAGGCACTCGAGGTAATTAGAAGCGATGAGCCTATCGCTCTTACTTATGGAATGATTAGACCCAAAATCGTTCTGTCGACTGAACTAGTTAGCATGTTGAGCAAAGAAGAGCTGCGCGCCGTGATTTATCACGAAACTTTTCATCAGCAGCATCGTGATCCATTGAAAAAATTTATCATCACCCTTCTCGTTCACGCGCTTTGGTACGTGCCGATTCTGAAATGGGTATCGAATCACTATCACACGCTACGCGAAATTGCCGCGGATCGGTTTGCGATGAAAGAAGCAAATATGCTGGATCTTAGTAGCGCGTTATTAAAACTATTAAAAAGCGATCACCGACAGCGTCATGCGTTTGCCGTATCTTTCGCGGAAACGTCTGTGAACGATCGCATACAACATATTCTTGCGCCAGAAAAAGAAGTGCATGTAACGTTGCCTGTTGGTACAGTCCTTTACTCACTTTATATTGTGTTAGGGTTATCCATCATGTTTATGGTGGCTACACCCTAG
- a CDS encoding DoxX family protein, which produces MNLSQNVALVVLRIVLGLIFTVHGLDKFAGGIGNTAGFFESIGILGGLAYVVATIELVGGLLMIVGLGTRIVSFLFIIVMLGAIFTVKLTTGFIGGYELDLALLGMSVAVLIGGGGTISADYKFFSKQS; this is translated from the coding sequence ATGAATTTATCACAAAACGTTGCTCTTGTCGTATTACGAATCGTACTCGGTCTCATTTTTACGGTTCACGGTCTTGATAAATTTGCTGGAGGGATTGGGAATACTGCTGGCTTTTTCGAGAGCATTGGCATTTTGGGTGGTTTAGCGTATGTCGTTGCAACGATTGAACTAGTCGGAGGTCTTCTTATGATCGTAGGACTAGGCACACGCATTGTTTCTTTTCTTTTCATTATCGTCATGCTAGGAGCGATTTTTACGGTTAAACTAACAACAGGATTTATCGGAGGCTACGAATTGGATCTTGCCCTTCTCGGTATGTCAGTCGCTGTATTGATTGGCGGAGGCGGAACGATTTCCGCTGATTACAAATTCTTTTCGAAACAATCATAG
- a CDS encoding DsbA family protein: MANKNKKKQPNKQAKANAQKKTNTWIYWLVAAIAAVIVIVIVVSSGSSSDGSEEEAMEQPFLGDENAQVEVIEFGDYKCPYCKAFEQSFFPQIDQELIQTGEIKFSFINYPFINVDSDRSAEFAEVVYQELGNDVFWDFHSLMYEKQTEGTEKQDIYTEDYLVDTLKEVTDEEKAEQVLAAFKDGEGEAAIDYDLSKARDLDVTGTPALFVNGEAFEGQTIDDLKKMVEEAKEE; encoded by the coding sequence ATGGCAAATAAGAATAAGAAAAAGCAACCGAACAAGCAAGCAAAAGCTAACGCGCAGAAAAAAACGAATACTTGGATCTACTGGCTAGTGGCAGCAATCGCTGCAGTTATCGTAATCGTGATCGTCGTCTCAAGCGGCTCGAGTTCCGATGGTTCAGAGGAAGAAGCGATGGAGCAACCATTTCTCGGGGATGAAAATGCGCAGGTAGAAGTAATTGAATTTGGAGATTACAAATGTCCTTACTGTAAAGCATTCGAACAGTCCTTTTTCCCGCAAATTGATCAAGAGTTAATTCAAACAGGGGAAATCAAATTCTCTTTTATCAACTATCCATTTATTAATGTTGATTCTGATCGATCAGCTGAATTTGCTGAAGTGGTGTACCAGGAGCTTGGGAATGACGTGTTCTGGGATTTCCATTCATTAATGTATGAAAAGCAAACAGAAGGCACGGAAAAGCAGGACATCTACACAGAAGATTACCTTGTCGACACGCTAAAAGAAGTGACTGATGAAGAAAAAGCTGAACAGGTTCTTGCAGCTTTTAAAGATGGCGAAGGAGAAGCGGCGATCGACTACGACTTATCGAAAGCCCGTGACCTTGATGTTACTGGTACACCAGCACTCTTCGTGAACGGCGAGGCTTTTGAAGGACAAACAATTGATGACCTGAAGAAAATGGTAGAAGAAGCGAAGGAAGAATAA
- a CDS encoding ferritin family protein — protein sequence MSYLYRTLADDIATAINGQYTAIQCYKKLARLAPNEAERNRIKEIRQDEKKHFRAFQQIYTQITGRQHEPQIVEECATDYRLGLDLAFNDEQNTVDFYLDIAEQTQDLYIKETFKRAAADEQNHAVWFLYMLTKRR from the coding sequence ATGTCTTATCTCTACCGAACACTTGCAGATGATATAGCGACTGCCATCAACGGTCAATACACCGCCATTCAATGCTATAAGAAGCTAGCGAGACTAGCGCCAAATGAAGCGGAAAGGAACCGCATTAAAGAAATTCGACAGGATGAAAAGAAGCATTTCAGAGCCTTTCAACAAATCTATACGCAAATAACTGGCCGACAGCATGAGCCCCAGATCGTTGAGGAATGTGCAACTGATTATAGATTAGGTCTCGATCTTGCCTTTAACGATGAGCAAAACACAGTCGACTTCTATCTTGATATCGCTGAACAAACGCAGGACCTGTATATAAAAGAAACGTTCAAAAGAGCAGCAGCGGATGAGCAAAACCATGCGGTGTGGTTTTTGTATATGTTAACGAAGAGAAGGTAG
- a CDS encoding response regulator transcription factor yields MKLLMVEDDKTIAMGLDYSLQNDGYETIVCYNAESAREVLMKQLHEIDLCLIDLSLPDGSGYNLCELVKKQSDKPVIFLTAFDDEVNVVMGLDMGADDYITKPFRIRELLSRIKSVLRRYNKQPQPKSTSIITIEDIRINTLEGKVYKKGEEVLLTALEYRLFLIFANHVGQVLTRNQLLERIWDVAGDFVNDNTLTVYIKRLREKLEDNAQSPKIIKTVRGFGYKVGE; encoded by the coding sequence ATGAAACTATTAATGGTGGAAGATGATAAGACGATTGCAATGGGGCTTGACTATTCCTTGCAAAACGATGGATATGAGACCATTGTCTGCTATAATGCTGAATCGGCCAGGGAAGTACTTATGAAACAGTTGCATGAGATCGATTTATGTTTAATTGATTTATCCTTACCAGATGGTAGTGGGTATAATCTTTGTGAATTAGTGAAGAAACAGAGTGATAAACCAGTTATTTTTCTTACGGCATTTGATGATGAAGTAAATGTAGTAATGGGTCTTGATATGGGCGCGGATGATTATATCACAAAGCCGTTTCGCATTCGTGAATTACTTTCAAGAATTAAATCGGTTTTGCGTCGTTACAATAAGCAACCACAGCCAAAATCCACTAGCATCATCACGATTGAAGATATCCGAATCAATACGCTAGAAGGCAAGGTTTATAAAAAAGGAGAGGAAGTTCTTCTAACGGCACTCGAGTATAGGCTCTTTCTGATTTTTGCCAATCATGTTGGACAGGTTTTAACGAGAAATCAGCTACTGGAACGAATCTGGGATGTGGCTGGTGATTTCGTCAACGATAATACGTTAACGGTGTACATCAAACGTCTACGAGAAAAGCTAGAGGACAATGCACAAAGCCCGAAAATCATCAAAACCGTGCGCGGATTTGGTTATAAGGTGGGTGAGTAG
- a CDS encoding sensor histidine kinase, whose product MLRNREIHFLFLVIGGIILVATGLAVFVLSYQAALLTLLTSIALVSCFVFFTRWRYREIERLSGYLRQISSGDYTLDVRNNHEGELSILKNDIYKVTMMLSEHRSLLQEDKVKLTNAISDISHQLKTPLTSMLVMVDLVSDPNLDEEKRVEFTTNIRVQLERIEWLVSSLLKLSKIDAGTITFKKESISPRQVIQKAVESILIPVDIKQQNLSISGDDSATFVGDVNWTSEALLNILKNCVEHTGEGGTISLSYSENPLYTEIIISDNGNGIPKEDLPYIFKRFYRGKNAGDDSVVIGLAMAYSIITSQNGDIEVTSEQGTGTEFTIKFYKQVV is encoded by the coding sequence TTGTTGCGTAATCGTGAAATACACTTTCTTTTTCTCGTTATTGGGGGAATCATTCTTGTTGCAACGGGACTCGCTGTGTTCGTGCTTTCTTACCAAGCGGCACTCTTAACACTGCTTACCTCGATCGCGCTCGTTAGTTGTTTTGTGTTTTTTACAAGATGGCGGTACCGTGAAATCGAGCGGCTTTCTGGTTATTTAAGACAGATTAGTAGTGGGGATTATACGTTAGATGTGAGAAATAATCATGAGGGTGAGCTCAGTATTTTAAAAAATGATATTTATAAAGTTACGATGATGCTTTCAGAGCACCGTTCCCTTTTACAAGAAGACAAAGTGAAATTAACCAACGCGATTTCGGATATCTCCCACCAGCTCAAAACTCCGCTAACTTCGATGCTGGTGATGGTGGATTTAGTGAGTGATCCGAATTTAGATGAGGAGAAACGCGTTGAATTCACGACGAACATTCGCGTTCAATTAGAAAGGATCGAATGGCTAGTTTCTTCTTTATTGAAATTATCGAAAATAGATGCTGGAACGATTACCTTTAAAAAAGAGAGCATTTCCCCTCGGCAGGTGATCCAAAAAGCAGTAGAATCCATTCTCATTCCAGTCGATATTAAACAACAAAACTTAAGCATATCGGGTGACGACTCTGCCACTTTTGTCGGAGATGTTAATTGGACTTCGGAGGCGCTTTTAAATATATTAAAAAACTGCGTGGAGCATACCGGTGAGGGTGGAACGATTTCACTCTCGTATTCCGAGAATCCGTTGTATACCGAAATCATCATTTCAGACAATGGAAATGGCATTCCGAAAGAAGATCTGCCTTATATTTTTAAACGATTTTATAGGGGTAAAAATGCGGGAGACGATAGCGTTGTTATCGGCCTTGCGATGGCGTACAGCATTATCACCAGCCAGAATGGGGATATTGAAGTAACGAGTGAACAGGGTACGGGGACCGAATTTACTATTAAATTTTATAAGCAAGTTGTTTAG
- a CDS encoding ABC transporter ATP-binding protein, whose protein sequence is MDILQIENLSKVYGKGETAVKALDNVSFSVKKGEFVVIIGPSGSGKSTLLHLLGGVDRPTSGNVLVDNTNIYQLDETQLAIFRRRQIGLIYQFYNLIPILTVEENITLPMLLDEHKVDQKQLENIVGTLGLQNRLGHLPNQLSGGQQQRVSIGRALISNPSIMLADEPTGNLDSQNSSEIMELLKMFNKNYNQTLIVITHDERIALQADRVISIEDGRIAKDEVIRP, encoded by the coding sequence ATGGATATTTTACAAATAGAAAATCTGTCTAAAGTGTATGGCAAAGGGGAAACGGCCGTGAAGGCACTTGATAACGTCTCGTTTTCAGTTAAAAAGGGAGAATTTGTCGTCATTATCGGCCCATCTGGTTCGGGAAAATCAACCTTGCTTCACCTACTCGGAGGCGTGGATCGACCGACAAGCGGCAACGTTCTCGTCGATAATACAAACATCTATCAACTTGATGAAACGCAGCTTGCTATCTTTAGAAGAAGGCAAATCGGGTTGATTTATCAATTCTATAATTTGATTCCGATCTTAACTGTGGAAGAGAATATCACTCTTCCGATGCTATTGGATGAACATAAAGTCGATCAAAAACAGCTTGAGAATATCGTCGGCACATTGGGCTTACAAAATCGACTTGGGCATTTGCCGAATCAGTTATCAGGAGGACAGCAACAGCGTGTGTCAATTGGAAGGGCACTCATTAGTAATCCTTCCATTATGCTCGCCGATGAACCTACCGGAAATTTGGATAGTCAAAACAGCAGTGAAATTATGGAACTGCTGAAAATGTTTAATAAAAATTACAACCAAACGCTGATTGTCATTACGCATGATGAACGCATTGCTTTACAAGCGGATCGCGTCATTTCGATTGAAGACGGGAGGATTGCCAAAGACGAGGTGATCCGTCCATGA
- a CDS encoding ABC transporter permease yields MNIVNKLTVRHLKENKRRTLVTIIGVIISVAMVMAVATLGVSFMDLLQRQSIATDGEWHVQYENVDSDQIEAIESNESTKTLVLANDVGYAKLDEAKNESKPYLFIKEYNAQGFKNFPIEISEGRLPQEDNEIVLSEEVAGNAKVKHGIGDQLTLNVGERQMKGVERPFSQNDPLQTDVEGISESLENENTRTYTIVGTIKRPTWEPAWAPGYTAISYVDQSLMNSKDTVDAVVVLDKVKRSLYEHAETLAKQNNIENVSFNDELLRYYGVTDNDNLLTTLLLLTGIIMSVIIIGSVALIYNAFAISVSERSRHLGMLASVGATKRQKQTSVFFEGAIIGLISIPIGILAGFAGIAATFMFINSFIEGALGGTEKLQVVVTPLSILVACGISIITIFISSYMPARKASKVSAIDAIRQTQDIKLSGKTVKTSKLIRKLFGIEAEIGLKNLKRNKRRYQVTVFSLVISIILFLSVSYFTSNLEKSLELSQQNINFDIQVWGSGADEGDLEPYTRLKNVTKSSIVKELNVNTYVARDAIPQALEENVQQDESILKDGKYPYYTVIHGLDEQSFQDYAKKVGVDAEKLKGSDNPTGIVIENISYMDQETGQFKETKSIKTQIGESIDLYKMNYETEEETLMNKVEVSALTDEVPMGVHTAGIGGIDVIVSKETMNQLIDKDVQEDVQAYLYMNSSDPMETQEAIEDEKGTNLNVYNVVQSRQRDKQMILLMSVFTYGFISLISLISIANIFNTISTSISLRKREFAMLKSVGMTPKGFNKMMNYESIFYGMKAILYGIPISIAIMFLMYLSFRSTFVYGFTLPWMSLLFVIIAIFIIVGSAMFYSIKKLEKNNIVDTLKQENV; encoded by the coding sequence ATGAACATCGTAAACAAACTGACCGTGAGGCATTTGAAGGAGAATAAAAGACGGACGCTGGTTACCATCATTGGTGTCATTATCTCCGTAGCGATGGTCATGGCTGTCGCGACGCTTGGTGTCTCGTTCATGGATCTCTTGCAACGACAATCGATCGCCACGGATGGAGAGTGGCATGTTCAATATGAGAACGTCGATTCCGATCAAATCGAAGCGATCGAAAGCAACGAATCAACCAAGACTCTGGTTCTCGCAAACGATGTTGGTTATGCCAAATTAGATGAAGCGAAAAATGAAAGTAAACCTTATTTGTTTATTAAAGAATACAATGCGCAGGGATTCAAAAACTTCCCAATTGAAATAAGCGAGGGACGCTTGCCGCAGGAAGACAATGAGATTGTGTTGTCTGAAGAAGTTGCGGGGAATGCAAAGGTGAAACACGGGATTGGCGATCAACTCACACTGAACGTTGGCGAACGCCAGATGAAAGGTGTTGAACGTCCTTTTTCTCAAAACGATCCCCTCCAAACGGATGTAGAAGGTATAAGTGAGTCATTAGAAAATGAGAACACGAGAACGTATACGATTGTAGGAACAATCAAACGTCCCACATGGGAACCCGCGTGGGCGCCCGGTTATACGGCGATTAGCTATGTCGATCAAAGCCTTATGAATAGCAAGGACACCGTTGATGCCGTCGTCGTGTTGGACAAAGTGAAACGATCTCTTTATGAGCATGCAGAAACGCTGGCGAAACAAAACAATATTGAAAACGTCTCGTTTAACGATGAACTGCTTCGCTACTATGGCGTGACCGATAACGATAACCTGTTAACAACATTGCTACTGTTAACCGGAATTATTATGAGCGTTATCATTATCGGTTCCGTTGCATTGATTTACAATGCATTTGCGATTAGTGTTTCCGAACGTTCGAGACATTTAGGCATGCTGGCGAGCGTTGGAGCGACGAAACGACAGAAGCAAACATCGGTCTTTTTTGAAGGAGCGATTATTGGCCTGATCAGTATCCCGATCGGAATTCTTGCTGGATTTGCTGGAATAGCGGCTACTTTCATGTTCATTAATTCCTTTATTGAAGGGGCGCTTGGGGGTACAGAAAAGCTCCAAGTCGTCGTAACGCCTCTCAGTATTCTCGTTGCCTGTGGGATTTCAATCATCACAATTTTTATTTCATCCTATATGCCAGCACGTAAAGCATCGAAGGTCTCAGCCATTGATGCTATCCGACAAACGCAGGATATCAAGCTATCTGGCAAAACAGTGAAGACTTCCAAACTGATTCGAAAATTATTTGGGATCGAAGCGGAGATCGGCTTGAAGAATTTAAAGCGGAATAAAAGAAGGTATCAGGTGACCGTTTTTTCACTTGTGATTAGCATTATCCTGTTTCTATCTGTTTCCTACTTTACGTCTAATTTAGAAAAATCTCTTGAACTATCCCAGCAAAATATCAATTTTGATATTCAAGTATGGGGAAGCGGTGCGGATGAAGGGGACCTTGAGCCTTATACAAGGCTTAAGAATGTAACGAAGTCTAGTATCGTGAAGGAGCTGAACGTTAACACCTATGTGGCTCGGGATGCGATCCCGCAAGCGTTAGAAGAAAATGTTCAGCAGGATGAGAGCATTCTCAAAGATGGCAAATATCCATACTACACGGTAATTCATGGATTGGATGAGCAAAGTTTTCAGGACTATGCAAAAAAAGTGGGCGTTGATGCAGAGAAGCTCAAGGGTTCGGACAATCCAACTGGCATTGTCATTGAGAACATCTCTTATATGGATCAAGAGACAGGTCAATTTAAAGAAACCAAGTCTATTAAGACCCAAATTGGAGAAAGCATCGACCTTTATAAGATGAACTATGAAACAGAAGAAGAAACGCTCATGAACAAAGTCGAGGTCAGTGCGTTAACGGATGAGGTGCCAATGGGAGTGCATACAGCTGGTATTGGTGGAATTGACGTCATTGTTTCTAAGGAAACCATGAATCAGTTGATCGATAAAGACGTCCAAGAAGACGTGCAAGCTTATCTGTATATGAACAGTTCAGATCCGATGGAGACGCAAGAAGCGATTGAAGATGAGAAAGGAACGAATCTGAATGTCTATAATGTTGTCCAAAGTAGACAGCGCGACAAGCAAATGATTCTGCTCATGTCGGTCTTCACGTACGGATTTATTTCGTTAATTTCCCTAATCTCAATCGCAAATATTTTCAATACCATTTCGACAAGCATTTCTCTTCGTAAGCGAGAATTCGCTATGCTAAAGTCCGTCGGGATGACCCCAAAAGGGTTCAATAAAATGATGAACTACGAAAGCATCTTCTATGGCATGAAAGCAATCCTCTACGGGATTCCAATCAGCATTGCGATCATGTTCCTGATGTATTTGTCATTTAGAAGTACGTTTGTCTACGGGTTCACATTGCCGTGGATGAGTCTTCTCTTTGTGATCATTGCCATCTTCATCATCGTAGGTTCGGCGATGTTCTACTCCATTAAGAAATTAGAGAAGAATAATATTGTTGATACGCTGAAGCAAGAGAATGTGTGA
- a CDS encoding ABC transporter substrate-binding protein, with amino-acid sequence MKKLYSLLVLLFLVTGIIAGCGASEENSATNEGNANTEQAEQSEDSAFPVTITDALDQEVTIEKDPEKIVSLIPSNTEILFDLGAGEEVVGVSDFANYPEETADIEKIGGMEFNVEKIISLKPDLVLAHGSSAHNSEAGLQQLRDAGITVLVVNDAKSFDEVYDSIEMIGQATGETEEAETTIDEMKQDLEDIQAKAESISEEDQKNVFVEVSPAPEIYSPGKNTFMDDMLAMIHAKNVTHDQDGWNQVDQEAIIEANPDVIITTYGYYTEKPVEQVLSREGWQDVTAVKDEQVVDVHSDLVTRSGPRLTEGVEELAKAVYPDVFAE; translated from the coding sequence ATGAAAAAGCTTTATTCACTACTCGTTTTACTTTTTCTCGTTACAGGAATTATCGCAGGTTGCGGAGCGAGTGAAGAGAACAGCGCGACAAATGAAGGAAATGCGAATACAGAGCAAGCGGAACAGTCAGAAGATAGCGCTTTCCCAGTAACGATAACGGATGCGTTAGACCAGGAAGTTACGATCGAAAAAGACCCTGAAAAAATTGTCTCCCTGATCCCGAGTAACACTGAGATCCTTTTCGACCTAGGAGCAGGGGAAGAAGTCGTTGGCGTTTCTGACTTCGCCAACTATCCAGAAGAAACAGCTGATATCGAAAAAATCGGCGGCATGGAATTTAACGTGGAGAAAATCATTTCTCTAAAGCCTGATCTCGTACTTGCACACGGCTCAAGCGCACATAACTCAGAAGCAGGGCTACAGCAGCTTCGTGATGCTGGCATTACCGTACTCGTTGTGAACGATGCGAAAAGCTTCGATGAAGTGTACGATTCCATCGAAATGATCGGACAAGCAACGGGCGAAACGGAAGAAGCGGAAACAACGATCGATGAGATGAAGCAAGATCTTGAAGACATTCAAGCAAAAGCAGAAAGCATTAGTGAAGAAGATCAGAAAAATGTCTTCGTCGAAGTATCCCCTGCACCCGAAATTTACTCTCCAGGGAAGAATACGTTCATGGATGACATGCTAGCAATGATTCACGCGAAAAACGTGACGCATGACCAGGATGGCTGGAACCAGGTGGATCAGGAAGCGATTATTGAAGCGAATCCTGACGTGATCATCACAACATACGGCTACTATACAGAGAAGCCAGTTGAACAGGTGTTAAGCCGCGAAGGCTGGCAAGACGTGACAGCTGTCAAAGATGAACAGGTTGTCGATGTGCATTCTGACCTTGTTACACGCTCTGGCCCTCGTCTTACTGAAGGAGTAGAGGAACTTGCAAAAGCGGTTTACCCGGATGTTTTTGCTGAATAA